The Methylobacterium durans nucleotide sequence CGGCTTCGCGCAGGGCAAGAGCATGCTGTGGCACCGGCCCTTCCTGGAGGCTCGCGGCGGCATCCGGGCGCTCGCCGCCGAGATCGCGGAGGACGCCGCGGCCACGAAGCTCGTGCGGGTGGCGGGACGCCGCGTCCACCTCGTCGCGGCGCCCTTCGAGCAGCCCCTCGGGCGGCGGAGCCTGCGGGAGGTGTGGGCGCGCCAGATCCGCTGGGCCCGGCTGCGGCGCGTCACCTTCCCGCTGTTCTTCGCCCCCGAGATCGGCACCGGCGCCCTCCTTCCCCTCGGGCTCGGCGCCGCCGCGGTCGAGGGCGCGCCCGCGCACCTCGCCCTCCTCGCGATGGCGGCGCTCTGGTACGGCGCCGAATTCCGGCTCGCCGCGCGCGCCGGCTGGCACCGCTCGCCGCGCCTCGTCCTCGCCTTCCTGGTGCGGGACGCGATGCTGCCGGCCCTCTGGGCCGCCGCCTGGATGCGGAGCGCGATCGTCTGGCGCGGCAACGCCATGGACATCCGCCCGAAGGCGGCGGGGGCCTTGCGCCCACGGGTCAGGGCCGCGTGAGGCCGTCCTTCCGGGCGGTCGCCGCCTGATCTACACCGCGGGTCGAGTGACACGCTTCGGACACGCGAAACGACCCGCCCATGAGAATTGCCGTCCTCGAGACCGGCCGGCCGCCGGCGCGCCTCGGCGGGCGCTATCCCGGCTACGGCGCGATGGTGCGCAGCCTCGTCGGGCCCGGCCACGATTACGAGATCGTCCGCGCCGATGCCGGGGCGCTTCCCGCGCCGGACGCGCACGCGGCCTACCTGATCACCGGCTCGCCGGCCGGCGTCTACGATCCCGATCCGTGGATCGCGGCGCTGATCGCCTTCCTGCGGGCGCTCGCGCCCGACCGGAAGGTGGTCGGGCTCTGCTTCGGCCATCAGGTGATGGCGCAGGCCTGGGGCGGGCAGGTCGTAAAGTCGGAGAGGGGCTGGGGCCTCGGGCTGCACCGCTACGCGATCGTGGAGCGAGCGCCCTTCATGGATGGCGGCGACGACGCGATCCGCGTGCCCGTGAGCCATCAGGACCAGGTCGTGGCTCGGCCGCCCGGCGCGCGGGTGCTCGCGGCCAGCGCCTTCACCCCGCACGCGGTGCTCGCCTACCGGGACCGTGCCGCCCTCTCCTTCCAGTGCCATCCGGAATTCAATCCCGACTTCGCCCGCGCGCTCACGGACGGGCACCGGGCGGGGGAGACGGATCCGGCGCTCGTCGCGGCGGCGCTCGCCTCCCTGGACGCGCCCCACGATTCCGGCCGCGTCGGCTCCTGGATCCGGCGCTTTCTCGATGAGGATTGAGGCTGCGTGGTGCGGGTAGAGGGAATCGAACCCCCACGCCTTGCGGCTGGCGATTTTGAGTCGCCCGCGTCTACCAATTCCGCCATACCCGCGACCCGCGCCTCATCGCACAAGTTCGCCCCGGCGGCCAAGGACTTTTGCGGAGACGGTGCGGCGCGCCTTCACTGGCCAGGGCCGCCCGCCTGTGCTCAAAGGTCGGCGCCTCTCCCCGACCGGACAAGGACCCGATGATCCGCGGCCTCTACGAGTGGATACTCGCGCTCGCCGGCAAGCCCTCGGCGCCCTGGGCGCTCGGCGCCGTGGCTTTCGCGGAGAGCTCGTTCTTTCCCGTCCCGCCCGACGCCATGATGGTGCCGATGGCGGTGAGCCGGCCCGACCGGGTCTGGTTCTACGCCCTCGTGGCGACGGTGGCCTCGGTGGCGGGCGGCCTCGTCGGCTACGCGATCGGGCCCTGCTGTTCGATTCCCTCGGCCAGTGGCTGATCCGGCTCTACGGGCTGCAGAACTCGGCCCATACCTTTCAGGAATCCTACGCCGAGTACGGCCACTGGGTGATCCTGCTGAAGGGCCTGACGCCGATCCCCTACAAGCTCGTCACCATCACCTCGGGCTTCGCGCATTACAGCCTGTTCTGGTTCACGGTGCTGTCGATCGTCACCCGCGGCGCGCGCTTCTTCCTGCTGGCGGGGCTTCTCGGGCGCTACGGCGTGCAGATCCGCGGCGTGCTCGACCGGCACCTGAACGCGGTCGCGGCGATCTCGGTGGCGGTGATCGTGCTCGGCTTTGTGCTGTTCAAGCTGGTGCTGTGATGCGTGCGGCCGGTCTGTCGAGCCTCCGCGTCGCCGCCCTCCTCGTGGCGCTCGGCGCGGCGCTGACCGTCGGGGGCGCCCTCGTGTTCGAGCACGGGCTCGGCTACGTGCCCTGCAAGCTCTGCCTCACCGAGCGCATCCCCTACTACGCCGCGGTGCCGCTCGCGCTCGCCGCCCTCGTCCTGCCGGCGCGCCTCGCCCGCCTCGCCCTCGGGCTCGCGGCCCTCGGCCTCCTCTACGGAGCGGGCCTCGGGATCTACCACGCGGGCGCGGAATGGGGGTTCTGGCCCGGCCCGAGCGATTGCGGCGGCGGCGCCGGCGCCAATCCCGAGGCGATGAGAGCGATTTCCTCGACCGGCTCAAGACGACGCGGGTGGTCGATTGCTCGACGGCCGCCTGGCGCTTCCTCGGGCTCTCGCTCGCCGGCTGGAACGCGCTGATCGCGGCCGCCCTCGCCTCGGTTGCCGGCGGGGCCGCCATCCGGCGCGACGCGCCCCCTCTCCGTTCGGGAGAGGGCGGGGTGAGGGGTGCGGCCTGTCCGGGTATGGCGCACCCTTCACCCAGTCCGCGTGCCGCGGACTCGACCTCTCCCGAACGGGAGAGGGGATCCGCGCCTCATCCGGGAGCCGGCCCGGCCCGAACCCGCCCTAGTTCCGGTCGTCCGGCATCGGCGGCAGCGGCGCCACGTCGATGCCCTCCTCGATGAGGGCGCGGGCCTCCTCGGGGCTCGCCTCGCCGTAGATCGGCCGCTCCGCGACCTCGCCGTAATGGATCTTGCGGGCCTCCTCGGGAAAGCGCGGGCCGACATGCTCGGCGGTGCTCTGCACGTGCTCGCGCACGGCGCGCAAGAGCGCCCTGAGCTTCTGCTCCGGCTCCGCAATCATCGGCATGGGGCTGGGCCCGGGTGCCTCCGGGAGGGGAGCCGGCACGGGCGCCGACCGCTCGCCCCGGTCCGTGCGGGCGATGCGGGGGGCCATCAGGCCCTTCTCCACCTTGCCCGATCCGCAGAGCGGGCAGCTCACGAGGCGCGCGCGGCCTGCTCGTCGAAGGAGGCGCTTGAGGGAAACCAGCTCTCGAACGTGTGGCTGGCCTCGCAGACGAGGGTGTAGCGGATCATGACGTCAGGATAACGCGCGACTCATGAACAACGCCCCACCCGCTCGACGGTGAAGGGCCGCGCGTGCTGGAGCGCCGGGATGCGGCCCCGCGCCTCGGCGACGCGCGCAAGGTCGATCTCGGCGAGGATCACGCCGGGCTCCGCCCCGTCGGCCTCGGCGATCACCCGACCCCAGGGATCGACGATGATCGAGTGGCCGTAGGTGTCGCGTCCGTCCTCGTGGCGCCCGCCCTGCGCGGCCGAGATCATGAACGAGCCGGTCTCGATGGCGCGGGCCCGGTGCAGCACGTGCCAGTGGGCTCGCCGGTCTGCTGGGTGAAGCAGGCGGGCGCCGTCAGGATGCTGGCGCCGGCCTCCGCGAGCGCCCGGAACAGGGCGGGGAAGCGGATGTCGTAGCAGATGCCGAGCCCGATCGGAGCCAGAGCCGTGTCGGCGACGATCGCGCAGGCGCCGCCCGTATAGGTGGCCGATTCACGCCAGCGCTCGCCGTTCGGCAGATCGACGTCATAGAGGTGGAGCTTGTCGTAGGCCGCGACGATCTCGCCCTGCCCGTCGATCAGGCGCGCGGTTGGCGATCTTCTCGCCGTTGCGGATCGCCAGCGAGCGATCTGCACCACGGCGCCGGTCTCGCGGGCAACGTCGCGGAGCGCGGCGAGCGTCGGATCGTCCTCTGCGCACGCACCCCTCGAAATCGCCGTGCGGCTGCGCTCGACCAGCGAGGTCATTTCCGGCGTCTGAACGTAGTGTGCGCCGGCCGCCACCGCCTCGCGGACGCCCGCACCGCCGCGTCGCGGT carries:
- a CDS encoding type 1 glutamine amidotransferase, producing MRIAVLETGRPPARLGGRYPGYGAMVRSLVGPGHDYEIVRADAGALPAPDAHAAYLITGSPAGVYDPDPWIAALIAFLRALAPDRKVVGLCFGHQVMAQAWGGQVVKSERGWGLGLHRYAIVERAPFMDGGDDAIRVPVSHQDQVVARPPGARVLAASAFTPHAVLAYRDRAALSFQCHPEFNPDFARALTDGHRAGETDPALVAAALASLDAPHDSGRVGSWIRRFLDED